One window of the Pedobacter ginsengisoli genome contains the following:
- a CDS encoding ABC transporter permease translates to MFKLNLKIALRNLWKNKGYTSINVGGLAIGLASCMVLLLYVAYEWSYDKQFKNYDKTYVIYLNSVSSTDIVSYGYTPGQMAGEIREKIPGIAYASHSSYPSNELLSYKQNNFKKSAVYADPSFLKILDYKFIKGNPMKVLQETNSVILTQTMARNLFGNEDPINKIVKFQNNEPLKVEAVIEDVPKNSTIQFDYLMPWSLYEKLNLWVKKANWGSNSFLTLIQLKDNKYLDNVNGQIKDIYKRNLKNSKNEGLVHPLSKWHLYDRFENGKSTGGKIDQIRIFIVLAFCILLIACVNFMNLSTARSEKRSKEVGVRKAIGSSRKSLVGQFLLESMVLSLLAMLVAFTLIEISLPYFNNLLNIQLAINYQDWKFWSTLIGLTIITGFIAGSYPAFYLSSFEPVKVLKGFNATRGSSISVRKVLVVFQFVFAACLIVCTGVIYQQLNFIKNKPIGYNRNNLIEIPVQGNLKGKEKLDVVKDELLRSGAATSVTYFSHSLNQFGDATFDFSWPGKNPKDLILFNYRGAGYDFTNTIGAKIIAGREFSSGFVDTVNVLVNETAVKIMGLKQPIGTVIKWDDTPITIVGVMKDFVMESPYQKVNPLVIYNPTSNYNYIIARLNPNQNLSNSVATIEGIIKKFNPDFPVDHRFVNDDFELKLQNEKLLGTLSNWFGGFAVFISCLGLLGLALFMAEQRKKEISIRKVLGASTANILTLLNKDFIKLVAIANLIAFPLAFIIINHWLSAYSFRVAISILPFAIAVALSFLIAILTVSIQSIKVAKSNPVDALKYE, encoded by the coding sequence ATGTTCAAATTAAACTTAAAAATAGCACTCCGCAACCTTTGGAAAAACAAGGGATATACCTCAATCAATGTAGGTGGCTTAGCAATTGGTTTGGCCAGTTGCATGGTTTTGTTACTTTATGTGGCATACGAATGGAGCTACGACAAACAGTTTAAGAACTATGATAAAACTTACGTAATATATCTTAATTCTGTAAGCAGTACTGATATAGTTAGTTATGGCTACACGCCGGGTCAAATGGCCGGAGAAATCAGAGAAAAAATTCCAGGGATAGCTTATGCATCACATTCTTCGTATCCCTCCAATGAACTGTTAAGCTATAAGCAAAACAACTTTAAAAAGTCAGCTGTTTACGCAGACCCATCATTTCTGAAAATATTGGATTATAAGTTTATAAAAGGTAATCCTATGAAAGTATTGCAGGAAACAAATTCAGTTATACTGACCCAGACAATGGCTAGAAATTTATTTGGGAATGAAGATCCAATTAATAAGATTGTAAAATTTCAAAATAATGAGCCATTAAAAGTAGAAGCTGTAATTGAAGATGTTCCGAAAAACTCAACTATTCAGTTTGATTACCTGATGCCCTGGTCATTATATGAAAAATTAAATTTATGGGTAAAAAAAGCTAACTGGGGTAGCAATTCCTTTCTCACCTTAATACAATTGAAAGACAATAAATACCTGGATAATGTGAACGGTCAGATAAAAGACATTTACAAACGTAATTTGAAAAATTCCAAAAATGAAGGATTGGTACATCCTTTATCTAAATGGCACTTGTACGATAGATTTGAAAATGGAAAATCAACCGGTGGTAAAATAGATCAGATCAGAATTTTTATTGTTTTGGCTTTTTGTATTTTGCTAATAGCTTGTGTTAATTTTATGAACCTTTCTACTGCCAGGTCAGAGAAAAGATCAAAAGAAGTTGGCGTACGCAAAGCTATTGGATCATCAAGAAAATCACTTGTCGGACAGTTTCTTCTTGAATCCATGGTGCTTTCCCTTCTGGCTATGCTGGTTGCTTTTACTTTAATAGAAATAAGCCTGCCGTATTTTAACAACCTGCTCAATATTCAATTAGCTATTAATTATCAAGATTGGAAATTTTGGAGCACACTTATAGGTTTAACCATAATTACCGGTTTTATTGCCGGGAGTTACCCGGCATTTTATCTTTCTTCATTTGAACCGGTTAAAGTATTGAAGGGGTTTAATGCAACAAGAGGCTCATCAATATCAGTTAGAAAAGTATTGGTGGTATTTCAGTTCGTATTTGCAGCATGCTTAATTGTTTGCACTGGCGTGATTTACCAGCAATTAAATTTTATTAAGAACAAGCCCATAGGCTATAACAGAAATAACCTTATAGAAATACCTGTTCAGGGCAACTTAAAGGGGAAAGAGAAATTGGATGTTGTGAAGGATGAGCTTTTAAGGTCTGGTGCTGCCACCTCAGTAACTTATTTTAGCCATAGTTTAAACCAATTTGGAGATGCCACTTTTGATTTTAGCTGGCCGGGTAAAAATCCAAAAGACCTGATCTTGTTTAACTACAGAGGAGCCGGCTATGATTTTACCAACACAATTGGTGCTAAAATTATTGCAGGAAGAGAATTTTCATCAGGATTTGTAGATACCGTAAATGTTCTGGTTAATGAGACAGCCGTTAAAATAATGGGGCTGAAACAACCTATAGGAACCGTAATAAAATGGGACGATACTCCGATAACAATAGTAGGTGTTATGAAAGATTTTGTAATGGAATCTCCTTATCAAAAAGTTAATCCCTTGGTGATATATAATCCAACAAGTAATTATAATTACATCATAGCGAGACTGAATCCCAATCAGAATCTTAGTAATTCAGTTGCCACGATAGAGGGGATCATTAAAAAGTTTAATCCGGATTTTCCTGTAGATCACAGATTTGTGAATGATGATTTCGAATTAAAGCTTCAAAACGAGAAGCTGTTAGGAACACTGTCTAACTGGTTCGGTGGTTTTGCCGTATTTATTTCCTGTTTGGGTTTATTAGGTCTAGCCTTGTTTATGGCAGAACAACGTAAAAAAGAAATCAGTATTCGGAAAGTTCTGGGCGCAAGTACTGCAAATATCCTTACTCTTTTAAATAAAGACTTTATTAAGCTTGTTGCCATCGCAAATCTTATTGCGTTCCCACTCGCTTTTATCATTATTAATCACTGGCTGTCTGCATACAGTTTTAGAGTAGCCATATCAATATTGCCATTTGCTATTGCTGTTGCACTCTCATTTCTGATTGCAATTTTAACAGTTAGCATACAATCAATAAAAGTGGCAAAATCTAACCCTGTTGATGCTTTGAAATACGAATAA
- a CDS encoding ABC transporter permease has translation MFKLNLKIALRNLWKNKGFTLINIGGLGIGLASCMILLLYVAYEWGYDKQFTNYDKTYIVYNNQKTPTETFSFAATPGVLADEAKQTVPGIEKIARLDYPTDRLITYKQNSFKKGSVFVDADFTKIFDLKVLKGNPSAFLKNPNSIILTETLAKNLFGNEDPLNKTLKLDNTEELKVEGVVADVPKNSSIQYEFLMPWALYEKLNQWTKEASWGSNFCLTFVQFKDNSFFENANKQFHRMIKSHDKGSNGELFLYPLAKWHLYSKFENGVPVGGKIDQLKIFFLLAFCILLIACVNFMNLSTARSEKRAKEVGVRKAIGSSRNALVGQFMMESMLMALMSMLIAFVLIEISLPYFNSIIGIQLSIDYSNWQFWGTLFGLTVLTGLLSGSYPAFYLSSFAPIKVLKGFTLSGRSSLSVRKGLVVFQFVFAACLIVCTIVIYQQLNYIKNKPIGYNKNNLIEIPIQGNLKTPAKREILKDQLLKSGAVTSVTNFSQRLTAGGNNGYDVSWPGKNLNDKILINFRFTSYDLIKTTAMELVDGRDFNPQFADSTNVLINETFAKIMGMTKPVGSKIKWGNTDITIIGVLKDYVMESPYQKAKPVLIGMSDGPARYVIARLNPDQNVSASVATIDDIVKKLNPEYPVDRTFVDDSFEGKFANEKLLGTLSNWFGGFAVFISCLGLLGLALYMAEQRKKEISIRKVLGASNFNILTLLNKDFIKLVAIANVIAFPLAYIIINKWLSGYEFKVSISVIPFAIAAILSLIIAILTVSVQSVKVAKSNPIDALKYE, from the coding sequence ATGTTTAAACTGAATTTAAAAATTGCATTACGAAACCTTTGGAAAAACAAGGGCTTTACGCTTATAAATATTGGTGGCTTGGGCATAGGACTGGCCAGTTGTATGATCTTATTGCTTTATGTTGCTTATGAGTGGGGGTATGATAAGCAATTTACAAACTACGATAAAACCTATATAGTTTATAACAATCAGAAAACACCTACAGAAACTTTCAGCTTTGCTGCTACTCCCGGAGTTTTGGCTGATGAGGCAAAACAAACTGTTCCTGGAATAGAAAAGATTGCAAGGTTAGATTATCCAACGGATAGGTTAATAACTTATAAACAAAACAGCTTTAAAAAAGGAAGCGTGTTTGTAGATGCAGACTTCACCAAGATATTCGACTTAAAGGTGCTTAAAGGGAACCCCTCAGCGTTTCTGAAAAACCCTAATTCTATAATCCTTACAGAGACACTTGCAAAAAATCTTTTTGGAAATGAAGATCCTTTGAATAAGACATTGAAACTTGATAATACCGAAGAATTAAAAGTGGAGGGAGTTGTTGCCGATGTGCCAAAAAACAGCAGCATTCAATATGAATTCCTGATGCCATGGGCATTGTATGAAAAACTAAATCAATGGACGAAAGAGGCATCATGGGGTAGTAATTTTTGTTTAACATTTGTTCAATTTAAAGACAATTCTTTCTTCGAAAATGCCAATAAACAGTTTCATCGTATGATCAAATCTCATGATAAAGGCAGCAATGGTGAACTTTTCTTATACCCGTTAGCTAAGTGGCATTTGTATAGCAAGTTTGAAAATGGGGTACCTGTTGGAGGCAAAATAGACCAGTTGAAAATCTTCTTTTTACTGGCCTTTTGTATCCTCCTTATTGCTTGTGTAAACTTCATGAACTTATCAACTGCACGTTCAGAGAAAAGAGCTAAGGAGGTTGGGGTACGTAAAGCCATAGGTTCCAGCAGAAATGCACTGGTAGGCCAGTTTATGATGGAATCAATGCTTATGGCTTTAATGAGTATGCTTATTGCCTTTGTACTGATAGAGATTAGTTTGCCTTATTTTAATAGCATAATAGGAATTCAATTATCCATTGACTATAGCAATTGGCAATTTTGGGGTACACTATTTGGTTTAACAGTATTAACCGGTTTATTGTCGGGCAGTTACCCTGCATTTTATCTTTCATCTTTTGCCCCAATTAAAGTGCTTAAGGGATTTACTTTATCAGGAAGATCTTCGTTGTCTGTCCGCAAAGGTCTGGTTGTTTTTCAGTTTGTATTTGCAGCCTGTTTAATTGTTTGCACCATCGTTATCTATCAGCAATTGAATTATATTAAAAATAAACCAATTGGATACAATAAGAATAACCTGATAGAAATTCCTATACAGGGGAATTTGAAAACTCCGGCTAAAAGAGAAATACTTAAAGACCAGTTGTTGAAATCGGGTGCTGTAACATCGGTAACTAATTTTTCGCAAAGACTAACTGCCGGTGGTAATAATGGGTATGACGTAAGTTGGCCAGGTAAAAATTTAAACGATAAGATCCTGATCAATTTTAGGTTTACAAGCTATGATCTGATTAAGACAACAGCTATGGAACTGGTTGATGGGCGAGATTTTAATCCTCAGTTTGCTGATTCAACAAATGTTTTGATTAACGAGACTTTTGCAAAAATTATGGGGATGACCAAGCCTGTTGGCAGTAAGATAAAATGGGGAAATACTGATATTACTATCATTGGAGTGCTTAAGGATTATGTAATGGAATCTCCATATCAAAAAGCCAAGCCGGTTTTGATTGGTATGAGTGACGGTCCGGCAAGGTATGTTATTGCGCGCTTAAATCCAGATCAAAATGTGAGTGCATCGGTAGCTACTATAGATGATATTGTAAAGAAATTGAATCCTGAATATCCGGTGGACAGAACATTTGTAGATGATTCTTTTGAAGGTAAGTTTGCGAACGAAAAATTGCTAGGTACTTTGTCTAATTGGTTTGGTGGTTTTGCTGTCTTTATTTCTTGTTTAGGTTTGTTAGGTCTGGCCCTTTATATGGCAGAACAGCGTAAAAAAGAAATCAGTATCCGTAAAGTTTTAGGTGCCAGTAATTTTAATATACTAACATTACTAAATAAGGATTTTATAAAATTGGTAGCCATTGCTAATGTAATTGCATTTCCACTGGCTTATATCATTATTAATAAGTGGTTGTCCGGATATGAATTTAAAGTGTCCATCTCTGTTATACCATTTGCAATAGCGGCCATTTTATCCTTAATCATCGCCATACTCACGGTAAGCGTGCAATCGGTTAAAGTAGCAAAGTCCAACCCAATTGACGCTTTGAAATACGAATAA
- a CDS encoding ABC transporter permease codes for MFRLNLKIALRNLWKYKGYTFINIAGLAIGLAACLLIFIFLRYQTSFDKGYQNEDRIYRVVSSWTYPEGEFYSKGVPRPLAAAVRNDFHQMEKVAAIQEASGIIKVKATGSKPEIKETSRIYYTEPQFFDIIKVNWLDGEPHQALSAPNTVVLSRKLADKYFGQWKNAVGKSINFDNKTDFKVTGVIEDFPDNSSFPVEVVVSYLTYKDESLTSWESVTSSSECYVLLKKGVDAASLEVPMQKFIAKYYDKTNVGKEHHIFQPLTEIHYNEVYSNFAYKIMPKGQIIGLIVIGVFLLLTACINFINLATAQAISRSKEVGIRKVMGSLRKQLIWQFLSETTLITTIALLIACVLTELALPGMRNLFSGEINFSLFGHPVIFIFMIALILIVSFLAGFYPALIISGFSPALAIKNKISAANVGALGLRKALVVIQFAITAVLIIGTLVVVNQMQFMRNQSLGFDTNAIALVDVPSDSLSQLKFGLLKDKISKIAGVKSVSYCSAAPSSGNNNTSSFKYNSTKDENFQLNVKAADEDYTKTFSLKLIAGRTLSKSDTIKEFVVNETLLKKLNITNPNDILGKYIRTQGHQAPVVGVVKDFNNFSLHDKIEPTAIFSVIWAYNTIAIKLDPREMLPAMKAIEKEWNNTLPEYVYKADFMDNQISSFYETERVMGVLFKLFAGVVIFISFIGLFGLISFIATQRTKEIAIRKVLGASTIELIKMLNSSFLWMVLIANLIAWPVAYIFASKWLDGFAYRIPLSIWPFVLAMCISILITLITVSLRSYRAAHTNPIDALKYE; via the coding sequence ATGTTTAGACTGAACTTAAAAATCGCCCTACGGAATCTTTGGAAATACAAGGGCTATACTTTTATAAACATAGCCGGATTAGCTATAGGATTGGCTGCATGTCTACTTATTTTTATTTTTTTAAGATATCAGACGAGTTTTGATAAAGGCTACCAAAATGAGGACAGGATCTATAGAGTAGTATCATCATGGACATACCCTGAAGGTGAATTCTACAGTAAAGGTGTACCCAGGCCGCTTGCAGCTGCTGTACGTAATGATTTTCACCAAATGGAAAAGGTTGCCGCTATACAGGAGGCATCGGGCATTATTAAGGTAAAAGCAACCGGAAGCAAGCCTGAGATCAAAGAAACATCACGTATTTATTATACCGAACCTCAATTTTTTGATATTATTAAAGTTAATTGGCTCGATGGAGAACCCCATCAGGCATTGTCTGCACCTAATACTGTTGTGCTTTCCCGTAAACTGGCCGACAAATATTTTGGACAATGGAAAAATGCCGTTGGCAAAAGCATAAATTTTGATAATAAAACAGATTTTAAGGTAACCGGTGTAATTGAAGACTTTCCTGATAACAGCAGCTTCCCTGTTGAAGTTGTAGTCTCGTACTTGACTTATAAAGATGAAAGCCTTACCAGTTGGGAATCTGTTACTTCCAGCTCTGAATGCTATGTGTTGTTAAAAAAAGGTGTAGATGCTGCCAGTCTGGAAGTGCCAATGCAAAAGTTTATTGCAAAATATTATGATAAAACTAATGTTGGTAAAGAACATCATATTTTTCAGCCATTAACGGAAATACATTACAACGAGGTTTACAGTAATTTTGCTTACAAGATAATGCCAAAAGGGCAAATAATTGGTTTAATTGTTATAGGCGTATTCTTATTGTTAACTGCCTGTATAAACTTTATTAATCTGGCAACTGCCCAGGCAATTAGCAGATCTAAAGAAGTGGGTATTCGAAAAGTGATGGGTAGTTTACGCAAACAGCTGATATGGCAATTTTTAAGTGAAACAACCCTGATAACAACAATAGCTTTATTAATTGCATGTGTTTTAACAGAATTGGCTTTGCCTGGTATGAGAAATCTGTTTAGCGGAGAGATTAATTTTAGCCTGTTTGGCCATCCTGTAATATTCATTTTCATGATTGCCCTTATTTTAATTGTGAGTTTCCTTGCAGGTTTTTATCCGGCATTGATCATATCAGGTTTTAGCCCAGCCCTGGCAATAAAAAATAAAATAAGTGCCGCCAATGTGGGTGCTTTAGGGCTAAGAAAAGCATTGGTAGTTATACAGTTTGCAATAACAGCTGTATTAATAATTGGTACGTTGGTGGTGGTAAATCAAATGCAGTTTATGAGAAATCAATCATTGGGATTTGATACTAACGCAATTGCCCTGGTCGATGTGCCTTCAGATAGTTTAAGTCAGCTTAAATTTGGATTGTTAAAAGATAAAATATCAAAAATTGCAGGGGTAAAGAGTGTAAGTTATTGTAGTGCAGCCCCATCATCGGGAAACAATAATACTTCAAGTTTTAAGTATAACAGTACTAAAGATGAGAACTTTCAATTGAATGTTAAGGCAGCAGATGAAGATTATACCAAAACTTTCTCATTAAAACTTATTGCAGGCAGAACATTGTCAAAAAGTGATACTATTAAAGAATTTGTTGTCAATGAAACATTACTAAAGAAACTGAACATTACTAATCCAAATGATATTCTTGGAAAATATATCAGAACGCAGGGGCATCAAGCTCCTGTGGTTGGGGTAGTTAAAGACTTTAATAACTTCTCACTTCATGATAAAATTGAGCCTACAGCAATTTTTTCAGTTATCTGGGCATACAACACTATTGCAATAAAGTTAGATCCAAGGGAAATGTTGCCTGCTATGAAGGCCATAGAAAAAGAGTGGAATAATACACTCCCTGAATATGTGTATAAAGCCGATTTTATGGACAATCAAATCAGCTCATTCTATGAAACAGAACGTGTAATGGGGGTACTGTTTAAACTTTTTGCCGGAGTAGTAATCTTTATTTCATTTATCGGTTTGTTTGGGTTAATTTCTTTTATAGCTACTCAAAGAACAAAAGAAATTGCCATCAGGAAAGTTCTTGGAGCATCAACAATTGAGTTGATTAAAATGCTAAACAGTTCCTTTTTATGGATGGTACTTATTGCCAATCTTATTGCCTGGCCGGTTGCCTATATATTTGCTTCTAAATGGCTCGATGGGTTTGCATACCGTATCCCGCTAAGCATCTGGCCTTTTGTACTGGCAATGTGTATTTCGATATTAATTACCTTGATTACAGTGAGTTTGAGGTCGTACAGAGCTGCACACACCAATCCAATTGATGCCTTAAAATACGAATAG
- a CDS encoding ABC transporter permease: MFKLNLKIALRNLWKHKAYALINIAGLAIGMASCILIFIFIRYQLSFDDQFVNKNRIFRIVSNWESKGSVDASQGVPVPLSKAIRNDISQFEKVAAIQSTGGVVMALDQTGKTTFKEDIRVFYTQPEFFDIFDFTWLAGIPQQVLNQPNTVVLSEEKAIKYFGTWQQALGKTIRFRNKMDLKVTGVFKELPENTTLTLNVLISYANYPYKDSDNWGSVGSSSECYVLLKKGIDINSLDGALAQFNKKYYKNDSDGSRQFHTFQPLKDIHQNSRYGNFSGKSIEKREIYSLSVIGAFLLLTACINFINLATAQAVSRSKEVGIRKVMGSRRKQLVMQFLGETLTISIISVLIACVLTEFALPYMQNLFDEQISFSMITHPVIFVFLIVLVLVVSFLAGFYPSLIMSGFSPALAIKNKVAAGNAGGLGLRKILVVIQFTITIILIISTLVVLKQMNYMRQQPLGFNPDAVAMVGLPGDSLSQLKYTNLKERILTIPGVSNLTFCDVPPSSNNIVENNFSLNNIKIKDFQVRMMHADFKYFETFDLKLIAGKLLTKSDTANGYVVNQTFLKMMNIKTPEEILGRIMSIHGRGFPIVGVIKDFNDKSLRQSISPIAFSSQKNEYYNMAIKMDSKQIMPAMKQIEKLWNETFSNDVYNSQILNDDLNNYYNTERVMGVLFRVFSAIIIFISFIGLFGLISFVASQRTREVAIRKVLGASNYELVRMLNGSFLLMVFLANLVAWPVAYIFVSKWLNDFAYRIPLSIWPFAIAMIISMTITFITVSLRSYKAAQTKPIDALKYE, encoded by the coding sequence ATGTTTAAACTGAACCTAAAAATTGCCTTGAGGAACCTTTGGAAACATAAGGCATATGCACTTATAAACATAGCGGGACTTGCAATTGGTATGGCAAGCTGTATCCTCATATTTATTTTTATAAGATATCAGCTTAGCTTCGATGATCAGTTTGTAAACAAGAATCGTATATTCCGGATAGTAAGTAACTGGGAAAGCAAAGGAAGTGTTGATGCATCTCAGGGAGTACCTGTTCCGCTTTCAAAGGCGATAAGAAATGATATATCCCAATTTGAAAAGGTAGCGGCAATTCAAAGTACAGGGGGTGTTGTTATGGCACTTGACCAGACGGGGAAAACTACATTTAAAGAAGATATACGTGTTTTTTACACACAACCAGAGTTCTTTGATATCTTCGATTTTACATGGCTTGCCGGAATACCGCAGCAAGTTTTAAACCAGCCTAATACTGTTGTGCTATCAGAAGAAAAAGCAATAAAATATTTTGGGACCTGGCAACAGGCACTAGGGAAAACAATACGTTTTAGAAATAAAATGGACTTGAAAGTAACCGGTGTATTTAAAGAATTACCTGAAAATACTACATTAACTTTAAATGTACTTATCAGTTATGCAAACTATCCATATAAAGACAGCGATAACTGGGGATCTGTAGGCTCAAGTTCCGAATGTTATGTGCTCTTAAAAAAAGGAATTGATATAAATTCGCTTGATGGTGCATTGGCTCAATTCAATAAAAAATATTACAAAAACGACTCCGATGGAAGTCGGCAGTTTCATACATTTCAACCTCTGAAAGATATCCATCAGAATAGCCGTTACGGTAACTTTTCGGGCAAAAGTATTGAGAAGAGGGAAATCTATAGCTTATCAGTCATAGGGGCTTTCTTACTGCTTACAGCTTGTATTAATTTTATAAATCTGGCCACTGCACAGGCTGTAAGCAGATCAAAGGAAGTTGGTATCAGAAAAGTGATGGGAAGCAGACGCAAACAGCTTGTGATGCAGTTTTTAGGCGAAACGCTTACTATAAGTATCATTTCAGTATTGATAGCCTGTGTGCTTACAGAATTTGCTTTGCCATATATGCAAAATCTTTTTGATGAGCAGATCTCGTTTAGCATGATTACCCATCCTGTAATCTTTGTTTTTCTGATCGTGTTAGTGCTTGTTGTTAGTTTCCTTGCAGGCTTTTACCCATCGTTAATCATGTCAGGGTTTAGTCCTGCTCTAGCCATAAAAAATAAGGTTGCCGCAGGTAATGCAGGTGGTTTAGGTTTACGTAAAATATTGGTAGTGATTCAGTTTACCATCACCATAATTCTTATCATATCTACCCTTGTGGTATTAAAACAAATGAATTACATGCGGCAGCAGCCATTAGGGTTTAATCCTGATGCAGTTGCTATGGTGGGCCTACCCGGCGATAGCTTAAGCCAGCTTAAATACACCAATTTAAAAGAACGGATACTTACTATACCTGGTGTCAGTAATCTGACTTTTTGTGACGTTCCTCCATCATCTAATAACATTGTAGAGAATAATTTTTCCCTTAATAATATTAAAATCAAAGATTTTCAGGTGAGAATGATGCATGCCGATTTTAAGTATTTTGAGACATTTGATTTGAAGTTAATTGCAGGCAAGCTCCTCACTAAAAGTGATACAGCTAATGGATATGTTGTAAATCAGACCTTTTTAAAAATGATGAACATTAAAACCCCGGAAGAGATATTGGGTAGAATAATGAGCATCCATGGTCGCGGATTCCCAATTGTTGGGGTAATTAAGGATTTTAATGATAAATCACTTCGTCAGTCAATTTCACCTATTGCTTTTTCTTCCCAAAAGAATGAGTATTACAACATGGCCATAAAAATGGATAGCAAGCAAATAATGCCGGCGATGAAACAAATTGAGAAGTTGTGGAATGAAACTTTTTCTAATGATGTTTATAACTCTCAGATTCTAAATGACGATTTAAATAATTATTATAACACCGAGCGTGTTATGGGGGTATTGTTTAGAGTATTTTCTGCCATTATCATCTTCATTTCTTTCATTGGTCTTTTCGGACTTATCTCCTTTGTTGCATCTCAGCGGACCCGGGAGGTAGCCATCCGTAAGGTATTAGGTGCATCTAATTATGAGTTGGTAAGGATGCTAAATGGTTCCTTTCTCTTGATGGTGTTTTTGGCTAATCTGGTGGCTTGGCCTGTTGCTTATATATTTGTGAGTAAATGGTTAAATGATTTTGCCTACAGAATACCACTAAGTATCTGGCCTTTTGCAATAGCTATGATTATTTCAATGACGATTACATTTATTACAGTGAGTTTGCGATCTTACAAGGCAGCGCAAACCAAGCCAATTGATGCCTTAAAATATGAGTAG